From Treponema sp. OMZ 787:
TCAACCTCCATTTCCGCAGCCCTAGGAATTCTTGAAGGTAAAAGATTAAACAATGATAACGGAAAAGTTATAGCCGTCATCGGCGATGGTGCCATGACAGGCGGAATGGCCTTTGAAGCTCTTTCCAATGCCGGAGAGTTAAAAAAAGATTTAATCGTAATTATCAACGATAATAAAATGTCTATCAGCAAAAATACCGGTGCTTTTTCCGAGTATTTGAGCCGTCTTACCGTTCATGCAGGTTATCAGCGTTTTAAGTATCTATTTGATAAGGCTATCGGTTCGATTCCCCTTGTAGGAAACAAACTTAATTCTGTAATTTGGCGTTTAAAAAGAGGAATGAAGGGGATTTTCTACAAGAATAACATCTTTGTTGACTTCGGTTTTGAATATGTCGGTCCGATAAACGGCCATAGCTTACGAGAGCTTGAAAAGGTTTTAAAAAACATAAAAAAATTAAACAGTCCTGTTGTTATGCTTGTTGAAACTACCAAGGGTAAGGGCTATCCATTGGCCGAAATAAATCCTTCAGCCTTCCACGGAATCGGCCCCTTTAATATTGCCGACGGAAAGGTAGAAAAAAATGATGCTATTACCTTTACTCAAGCATTCGGAATGTCCTTGATAAAGGCAGCCGAAAAGAATCCTAAGATCGCGGCCGTAACGGCAGCCATGGAGTCGGGAACCGGTCTTTCTATATTTCATAATAAATTTCCTGAAAGATTTTTTGATGTAGGTATTGCCGAAGGCCATGCCGTTACCTTTGCAGCAGGTCTGGCCTCTGCAGGGATGAAGCCTGTTGCGGCAATTTACAGCACATTTTTACAGCGGGCAATAGATCAGATTATCCACGACACTTCAATACAAAACTTGCCTGTGGTTTTTGCCATAGACCGTGCGGGCCCTGTTCCGGCTGACGGCGAAACCCATCAGGGGCTTTTTGATATAGCATTGCTTCGGCCCATTCCCAATATGACAATCCTTTGTCCTGCATCAGAAAAAGAGCTGGATCTAATGCTTTCGTGGTCCCTCATGCAGGATAACCCGGTAGCAATAAGGTATCCTAAGGCCGATTGTCCTAAGGAAATCCCCGAATTTTCTCATGGTATAGAAAAAGGCCGCGGAGTACTTATAAAGAATTCTGATAAGAGCCGCATTCTTATTGCCTGTACCGGAGGAATGTATAGTGAAGTTAACGTAGCTTCTGCAATTCTTGCTCATAA
This genomic window contains:
- the dxs gene encoding 1-deoxy-D-xylulose-5-phosphate synthase, producing the protein MTKNTLLSKIKGPEDIKLLSYDELKALALEIRKEILSVVGRNGGHLASNLGVIELTLAIHRVFSSPHDAIVWDVGHQAYTHKLITGRQARFSTLRLWDGLSGFPKREESVHDAFNTGHASTSISAALGILEGKRLNNDNGKVIAVIGDGAMTGGMAFEALSNAGELKKDLIVIINDNKMSISKNTGAFSEYLSRLTVHAGYQRFKYLFDKAIGSIPLVGNKLNSVIWRLKRGMKGIFYKNNIFVDFGFEYVGPINGHSLRELEKVLKNIKKLNSPVVMLVETTKGKGYPLAEINPSAFHGIGPFNIADGKVEKNDAITFTQAFGMSLIKAAEKNPKIAAVTAAMESGTGLSIFHNKFPERFFDVGIAEGHAVTFAAGLASAGMKPVAAIYSTFLQRAIDQIIHDTSIQNLPVVFAIDRAGPVPADGETHQGLFDIALLRPIPNMTILCPASEKELDLMLSWSLMQDNPVAIRYPKADCPKEIPEFSHGIEKGRGVLIKNSDKSRILIACTGGMYSEVNVASAILAHKGLFTDIYNLRFAKPIDEKYFLNITKDYSHILFVEDGMKIGSLSSYLESRVLSSQINKAGYQNKRTEVLAFEDMFFPHGTRSEIFKGAGVSAEHIVQAAELLFTETHTSSTAIEIKEH